One segment of Myotis daubentonii chromosome 11, mMyoDau2.1, whole genome shotgun sequence DNA contains the following:
- the LOC132211744 gene encoding LOW QUALITY PROTEIN: bile salt-activated lipase-like (The sequence of the model RefSeq protein was modified relative to this genomic sequence to represent the inferred CDS: inserted 1 base in 1 codon; deleted 3 bases in 2 codons; substituted 1 base at 1 genomic stop codon) yields the protein MAELRLLALRAAHGPMGSCIWTTEAGAWRVSTMMPAHAHRALVSHPRPSPSVQKLAMLAHVLQRQGSKRAHVSQALTARTQAQNHSTALDSEGSQPGAGGSQGSSPSTLQDHPREGNTYQLAIGRGLSRVTQESQGSYRVSFLRALPRGEERGFHRNPQLQLGVVHTEGGFVEGVNKKLGLFGRRTLFDVFKGIPLAAPPKALENPQRHPGWQGTLKTKDFKQQCLEITLTQLNTKGSEDCLFLNIWVPQGQKEVSQNLPVMIWIYEGGFLMGSAKEKSFFNNYEYDGEEIATRGNVIVVTFNYRLGLLGFLSTGDANLPGNYGLRDQHMAIVWVKRNIAAFGGDPDNITIFGESARGASVSLQTLSPSSKGLIRRAISQSGMTLVPXAIQKNPLSWAKGIAKKVGRPLDNTARMAKCLKATNPRALTLAYKMPLLGQKYPFQNYLGLLPVVDGDFIPDDPMNLFANAADIDYIAGTDMDGYIFASVDLPAINVDLLTVTGEDFFKLVSQVTIXKGPRGANATFDFYTASWAEDSSQEAKKKTVVDLETDVYFLMPTKMAVAQHRANAKSARTYSYLFSHPARNPLYPSWVGANHGDNLQYVFGKPFTTPLGYRAQDRTVSRTMMAYWTNFARTGDPNQGHMAVPTQWEPYTQENGNYLEINKKMDGQSMKQHLRSSYLQYWTQTYQALPTVTGDGAAHMPPSDDSLAITMPPSDNSETPPELPTGDSEGAQMSAAIGF from the exons CTGAGGCCGGTGCCTGGAGGGTCTCCACCATGATGCCGGCCCACGCCCACAGGGCCTTGGTCTCCCATCCTCGTCCCTCCCCATCCGTTCAGAAGCTGGCCATGCTGGCCCATGTCCTACAGCGCCAGGGCTCCAAGAGGGCTCACGTGTCCCAGGCCCTCACAGCGAGGACTCAAGCCCAG AACCACAGCACAGCCCTGGACAGCGAGGGCAgccagccaggggctgggggctctcAGGGCTCCAGCCCGTCTACCCTTCAGGACCA TCCCCGAGAGGGCAACACCTACCAGCTTGCCATTGGCCGGGGCCTCTCCAGGGTCACTCAGGAGTCTCAGGGCAGCTACAGGGTCTCCTTCCTCAGGGCCCTGCCACGGGGCGAGGAGCGGGGCTTCCACAGGAACCCACAGCTACAG ctgggcgTGGTGCACACGGAAGGGGGCTTCGTGGAGGGTGTCAATAAGAAGCTGGGGCTCTTTGGC CGGCGGACCCTCTTTGACGTCTTCAAGGGCATCCCCTTGGCCGCCCCACCCAAAGCCCTGGAGAACCCCCAGCGGCACCCTGGCTGGCAAG GGACCCTGAAGACCAAGGACTTCAAGCAGCAATGCCTGGAAATCACTCTCACCCAGTTAAATACCAAGGGCTCCGAGGACTGCCTCTTCCTCAACATCTGGGTCCCCCAGGGCCAGAAGGAAG tttcccagAACCTGCCTGTCATGATCTGGATCTACGAAGGAGGCTTCCTCATGGGGTCTGCCAAAGAAAAAAGCTTCTTCAATAACTATGAGTATGACGGGGAGGAGATCGCCACGCGGGGAAATGTCATTGTGGTCACCTTCAACTACCGCCTCGGGCTGCTGGGCTTCCTCAGCACTGGGGATGCCAACCTACCAG GTAACTACGGCCTTCGGGACCAGCACATGGCCATCGTGTGGGTGAAGAGGAACATTGCGGCCTTCGGGGGGGACCCCGACAACATCACCATCTTTGGAGAATCAGCCAGAGGTGCCAGCGTCTCTCTGCAG ACCCTCTCTCCCTCTAGCAAGGGCCTCATTCGGCGAGCTATCAGCCAGAGCGGCATGACGCTGGTCCCCTGAGCCATCCAGAAGAACCCTCTCTCCTGGGCCAAGGGG ATCGCCAAGAAGGTGGGCCGCCCCTTGGACAATACCGCCAGGATGGCCAAGTGTCTGAAGGCCACCAACCCCCGGGCCCTGACACTGGCCTATAAGATGCCCTTGTTGGGCCAGAAGT ACCCCTTCCAGAACTATTTGGGCCTCCTGCCTGTCGTGGATGGAGACTTCATCCCCGATGACCCCATGAACCTTTTTGCCAACGCAGCCGACATCGACTACATCGCTGGCACCGACATGGACGGCTACATCTTTGCCAGCGTTGACTTGCCAGCCATCAACGTGGACTTGCTGACTGTCACAGG GGAGGACTTCTTCAAGCTGGTCAGCCAGGTCACCA GCAAGGGGCCCAGAGGTGCCAATGCCACGTTTGACTTCTACACGGCGTCCTGGGCAGAGGACTCCTCCCAGGAGGCCAAGAAGAAGACGGTGGTGGACCTTGAGACCGACGTCTACTTCCTGATGCCCACGAAGATGGCCgtggcccagcacagagccaacGCCAA gAGTGCCCGGACCTACTCCTACCTGTTCTCCCACCCGGCTCGCAATCCGTTGTACCCGAGCTGGGTGGGCGCCAACCACGGTGATAACCTTCAGTACGTGTTTGGGAAGCCCTTCACCACCCCCCTGGGCTACCGGGCCCAAGACAGGACTGTCTCCCGGACCATGATGGCCTACTGGACCAACTTTGCCAGAACTGG ggaccccaaccagggccacaTGGCTGTGCCCACCCAATGGGAGCCCTACACCCAGGAAAACGGCAACTACCTGGAGATTAACAAGAAGATGGATGGCCAGTCCATGAAGCAGCACCTGAGGAGCAGCTACCTGCAGTACTGGACCCAGACCTACCAGGCACTGCCCACCGTGACCGGGGACGGGGCCGCGCACATGCCCCCCTCAGACGACTCTTTGGCCATCACCATGCCCCCCTCGGACAACTCTGAGACC CCCCCTGAGCTCCCCACTGGTGACTCTGAGGGCGCTCAGATGTCCGCAGCCATCGGCTTCTAA